From a region of the Eretmochelys imbricata isolate rEreImb1 chromosome 6, rEreImb1.hap1, whole genome shotgun sequence genome:
- the LOC144266451 gene encoding olfactory receptor 4S2-like yields MEPTQNVTEFILLGLCHNEKLWPVCFVFFLLLYITTVMGNLLIIVTVKSSQYLKSPMYFFLSYLSFVDMCLSSVTAPKLIADFFVERKTISFDGCIAQLFVAHFFGCTEIFLLTVMAYDRHIAICKPLHYTTVMTGCVCGSLVMTSWVGGFVHSMVQTVLTIQLPFCGPNEIDNYFCDVVPLLKLACTDTYLVGIMILANTGLISLTSFLVLVVSIVIILVSLRTRSSEGHRKAISTCASHIAVVIIFFGPCIFMYLRPSTTFSVDKMVTVFYTIVIPLLNPLIYTLRNKEVKNSMRKLGSRKVTLGVKGKM; encoded by the exons ATGGAGCCCACACAGAATGTGACTGAATTCATCCTTTTGGGACTTTGCCACAATGAGAAGTTATGGCCAGTGTGTTTTGTGTTCTTTTTACTCCTCTATATCACTACTGTGATGGGAAATCTTCTCATCATTGTCACTGTAAAGAGCAGCCAATATCTGAAGTctcccatgtatttcttcctcagCTATCTGTCCTTTGTAGACATGTGCCTTTCCTCTGTCACAGCCCCAAAACTGATTGCAGACTTCTTTGTGGAGAGGAAAACCATCTCCTTTGATGGCTGCATAGCCCAGCTGTTTGTGGCCCATTTCTTTGGGTGCACTGAAATCTTCCTCCTCACAGTGATGGCGTATGATCGTCACATTGCGATCTGCAAACCTCTCCATTACACAACCGTCATGACTGGATGTGTTTGTGGCTCCCTTGTGATGACTTCATGGGTGGGCGGCTTTGTGCATTCCATGGTTCAGACTGTCCTGACCATCCAGTTACCCTTCTGTGGTCCCAACGAGATTGACAACTATTTCTGTGatgttgt CCCTTTGCTGAAACTGGCCTGCACTGACACTTATCTTGTTGGCATCATGATCCTTGCCAATACGGGGTTGATTTCCTTGACCTCTTTTCTTGTGCTGGTTGTGTCCATTGTCATCATCTTAGTCTCCTTGAGAACTCGCTCCTCCGAAGGTCATCGCAAAGCTATTTCCACTTGTGCCTCCCATATTGCTGTAGTGATTATATTTTTCGGGCCATGTATCTTCATGTATTTAAGACCTTCCACCACCTTCTCGGTGGATAAGATGGTCACAGTGTTCTACACCATTGTCATCCCCTTGCTGAATCCCTTGATCTACACCCTGCGCAATAAGGAGGTGAAAAACTCCATGAGAAAATTAGGGAGCAGAAAAGTGACATTAGGGGTGAAAGGGAAAATGTGA
- the LOC144266377 gene encoding olfactory receptor-like protein OLF2, translating into MEKGNHSMVTEFVLSGLTDRPELQVPLFVLFLVIYIVTLVGNLGMIVLIKIDSHLHTPMYFFLGHLSFSDLCYSSIISPRMLLNFLAESKRISYNACAVQMYLFSTFGHVDCLLLAVMAYDRYVAICNPLLYTVTMSRWLCHQLMAGVYAVGLLDSMVHTVFTFHLSFCNSNAINHFLCDVPPVLSLSCSDTRVNEILMFALIGCVVVSSIVIILLSYAYIIITILRIRSAEGRRKAFSTCTSHLTAVAMFHGSLLFMYFRPSTSYSLDTDKIASVFYTAVIPMLNPLIYSLRNKEVKDAHWKVMHKLLTFS; encoded by the coding sequence ATGGAAAAGGGAAATCACTCAATGGTGACCGAGTTTgttctctcaggactgacagatcgtcCGGAGCTTCAGGTCCCTCTCTTTGTGttgttcctagtgatctacattgTCACCTTGGTGGGGAATCTGGGGATGATCGTGTTAATCAAGATTGACTCCCatctccacacccccatgtactttttcctcggTCATTTGTCTTTCTCTGATCTCTGCTATTCCTCCATAATCTCCCCTAGGATGCTGCTGAACTTCTTAGCCGAAAGTAAAAGGATTTCATACAATGCCTGCGCTGTGCAAATGTATCTCTTTAGTACTTTTGGTCATGTAGattgcctcctgctggctgtgatggcatacgaccgttatgtggccatctgtaacccactgctctATACAGTCACCATGTCCCGATGGCTCTGTCATCAGCTGATGGCTGGGGTGTATGCCGTGGGCTTGCTGGACTCAATGGTACACACCgtttttacttttcatttatcattcTGCAACTCCAATGCCATCAATCATTTCCTCTGTGATGTTCCTCCGGTATTATCACTCTCCTGTTCCGACACACGCGTCAATGAGATTCTGATGTTTGCCTTGATTGGCTGCGTGGTCGTGAGCAGCATTGTGATCATTCTCCTCTCCTATGCATATATCATCATCACCATCCTGCGGATCCGCTCCGCCGAGGGCAggcgcaaagccttctccacctgcacctcccacctGACGGCCGTGGCCATGTTCCATGGctccctcctcttcatgtatttCCGACCCTCCACCAGTTACTCCCTGGACACTGACAAAATAGCCTCTGTGTTCTACACGGCGGTGATCCCCATGCTGAACCCCttgatctacagcctgaggaacaaggaggtgaaAGATGCCCACTGGAAAGTGATGCAcaaattgctcactttctcttGA